In the Oscillospiraceae bacterium genome, one interval contains:
- a CDS encoding glutamate synthase, with translation MTIDAQGLTYTELNELVRKAGKKFDIKNALGQRFIAAGLGKAAVNIYGVPGNALGAYMDGAEVTVHGNAQDAVGDTMNSGRIIVHGLCGDTVGYAMRGGEIYIKGNTGYRAGVHMKQYLDKKPILVIGGRTGSFLGEYLAGGLIIVLGLCDQERIVGNFCGTGMHGGKIILRKTSYESVFPPQVRVGTADLTDAKPYIEKYCAYFGVDPAPVLAREYVELTPNSSNPYKELYVQN, from the coding sequence ATGACAATTGACGCTCAAGGTCTCACCTACACCGAACTCAACGAACTGGTACGCAAGGCCGGCAAAAAATTCGATATCAAAAACGCGCTCGGACAGCGCTTTATCGCAGCGGGCCTCGGAAAAGCCGCGGTCAATATCTACGGCGTGCCCGGCAACGCGCTCGGCGCGTATATGGACGGCGCCGAAGTCACGGTTCACGGCAACGCGCAGGACGCGGTCGGCGACACGATGAACAGCGGCCGCATCATCGTCCACGGCCTTTGCGGCGACACGGTGGGTTATGCCATGCGCGGCGGGGAAATCTACATCAAAGGCAACACCGGCTACCGCGCCGGGGTGCATATGAAACAATACCTCGACAAAAAGCCGATTCTCGTGATCGGCGGCAGAACCGGCAGCTTTTTGGGCGAATATCTTGCGGGCGGCCTGATTATCGTACTGGGGCTTTGCGACCAGGAGCGCATCGTCGGAAACTTTTGCGGCACGGGGATGCACGGAGGTAAGATCATTCTGCGCAAGACCTCTTACGAATCCGTGTTTCCGCCGCAGGTACGCGTCGGAACCGCGGACCTCACCGATGCAAAACCCTACATCGAAAAATACTGCGCCTATTTCGGCGTTGACCCCGCGCCGGTTCTGGCGCGCGAATACGTCGAACTGACCCCGAACTCCTCCAATCCTTATAAAGAGCTATATGTGCAAAACTGA
- a CDS encoding glutamine synthetase family protein: protein MSYTKQEVMDFIRQEDVKFIRLAFCDVYGIQKNVSIMPSELERAFSDGISIDGSAIDGFAEAEKSDLFLKPDPATLAVLPWRPTHGRVIRVFCDVLDPNGTPIECDCRSLLKKTIKAAHEKGVDCLFGTEIEFYLFKTGEDGEKTLIPFDNAGYMDIAPDDRGENVRREICLALEEMGITPESSRHEDGPGQNEIDFRCADPLAAADNAVTFKSAIRTIAAGNGLWASFDPKPLAGRSGSGMHVNISLKKNRDAFMAGVMAHISELSAFLNPTDKSYARLGDRKAPRYISWAHGNRSQLIRIPEDKAPGRSRFELRSPDPTANPYLAFTLLIHAGLDGIEKKMTLPEPVELDLTAAPKELTDRLQKLPETLDKAKKLAASSEFIHSILPTRLLRAYTD, encoded by the coding sequence ATGTCATACACAAAACAGGAGGTCATGGATTTTATCCGCCAGGAGGACGTCAAGTTCATCCGGCTGGCATTCTGCGACGTTTACGGCATTCAAAAAAACGTCTCGATCATGCCCTCGGAGCTGGAGCGCGCCTTTTCGGACGGAATTTCCATTGACGGTTCGGCCATCGATGGGTTCGCCGAGGCCGAGAAGTCCGATTTGTTTTTAAAACCGGACCCGGCAACATTGGCGGTCCTGCCGTGGCGTCCGACACACGGACGGGTCATCCGGGTTTTTTGTGATGTCTTGGATCCGAACGGAACTCCGATCGAGTGCGACTGCCGCTCTTTATTAAAAAAGACGATCAAAGCAGCACACGAAAAAGGTGTCGATTGCCTGTTCGGCACTGAGATCGAGTTTTATCTGTTCAAGACCGGGGAGGACGGCGAAAAGACATTGATTCCTTTCGATAATGCCGGTTATATGGATATCGCACCCGACGACCGAGGCGAAAACGTGCGCCGTGAAATCTGCCTTGCGCTCGAAGAGATGGGAATCACTCCGGAAAGTTCCCGGCACGAGGACGGCCCCGGCCAAAATGAAATCGATTTCCGCTGCGCGGATCCGCTCGCGGCTGCCGACAATGCCGTGACTTTTAAATCCGCGATCCGAACGATTGCCGCCGGCAACGGTCTTTGGGCTTCGTTTGACCCAAAACCCCTGGCCGGAAGAAGCGGCAGCGGCATGCATGTCAATATCTCTTTAAAAAAGAACCGTGACGCTTTTATGGCGGGCGTGATGGCGCATATCTCCGAGCTCTCGGCGTTTTTAAATCCGACCGATAAATCTTATGCGCGCCTCGGCGACCGCAAGGCCCCGCGCTATATCTCCTGGGCGCACGGCAACCGCTCGCAATTGATCCGAATCCCCGAGGACAAAGCGCCCGGGCGCTCCCGCTTTGAACTGCGCTCTCCCGATCCGACCGCAAATCCCTATCTGGCATTTACACTTCTCATTCATGCGGGTCTTGACGGCATCGAAAAGAAGATGACGCTGCCCGAACCGGTGGAACTCGATCTTACCGCCGCTCCCAAGGAACTGACCGATCGGCTGCAAAAATTGCCGGAAACACTTGATAAAGCGAAAAAACTCGCCGCTTCGAGCGAATTCATCCATAGTATTTTGCCCACGCGGCTGCTCAGAGCTTATACCGATTAA
- a CDS encoding ANTAR domain-containing protein gives MPEKLPLSVLIVTGSSSAASLLSGLLPGDAFSPIISCGNAGQCRRLLSSQQFDMILVDTPLTDEFGTQLALELVENRFCSVILLVKNTSFDQVTGQVEDSGILTVLKPTTRDELYRAVKLAAATRSRLLNAERQTVSLKEKMDEIRLINRAKWVLISKMNMSEPDAHRYIEKQAMDTRTPRVAIAQSVLKKFNQT, from the coding sequence TTGCCGGAGAAGCTGCCGTTGAGCGTATTGATTGTCACAGGGTCGTCATCGGCGGCCTCGCTTTTGAGCGGTCTTTTGCCCGGCGACGCCTTTTCCCCGATCATCTCCTGCGGTAACGCCGGACAATGCAGGCGGCTGCTCTCTTCCCAACAGTTCGACATGATTCTCGTCGACACACCGCTCACCGACGAATTCGGGACACAATTGGCCTTGGAACTCGTCGAAAACCGTTTCTGCAGCGTCATTCTTCTCGTCAAGAACACCTCGTTCGATCAGGTGACAGGGCAGGTAGAGGACAGCGGCATTTTAACCGTACTCAAACCGACCACCCGCGACGAACTCTATCGCGCTGTCAAACTCGCCGCCGCGACGCGGTCGCGACTGCTCAACGCCGAACGTCAGACCGTCTCACTCAAGGAAAAAATGGATGAAATCCGCCTAATCAACCGTGCGAAGTGGGTGTTAATCTCCAAGATGAACATGAGTGAGCCCGACGCCCACCGTTATATCGAAAAACAGGCCATGGACACCAGAACCCCGCGCGTCGCCATCGCCCAGTCGGTGTTAAAAAAATTTAATCAAACCTGA
- the infC gene encoding translation initiation factor IF-3, whose protein sequence is MDDFVLSVYFFLSGFGGAYTIATKELQINEAINDRQIRVIGADGAQLGVMSAAAARELAYDKDLDLVKISPNADPPVCKIMDYGKYRFEQTKREKEIKKNQHIIEIKGMSLSLKIDTHDFETKARQVCKFLDGGDRVKVSIRLRGREMTHIDIGIEVMNRFAETCAGSGTVDKPPKLEGRFIYMFLSPKTAK, encoded by the coding sequence ATGGACGATTTTGTATTGTCCGTGTATTTTTTTCTATCAGGGTTTGGAGGTGCATATACCATCGCAACGAAAGAATTGCAAATCAACGAAGCCATTAACGACCGTCAGATCCGCGTGATCGGAGCGGACGGCGCACAGCTGGGCGTAATGTCCGCCGCTGCTGCCCGTGAACTCGCCTATGACAAAGATCTCGATCTGGTCAAGATCTCGCCGAACGCCGATCCGCCCGTGTGCAAAATCATGGACTACGGCAAGTATCGCTTTGAACAGACAAAGCGCGAAAAAGAGATCAAAAAGAACCAGCACATCATCGAAATCAAAGGCATGAGCCTGAGCTTGAAGATCGACACCCACGATTTCGAGACCAAAGCAAGACAAGTATGCAAATTCCTCGACGGCGGAGATCGGGTCAAGGTCTCCATTCGCCTGCGCGGCCGCGAAATGACGCACATCGACATCGGCATCGAGGTCATGAACCGCTTTGCCGAGACTTGCGCGGGTTCGGGCACGGTCGATAAACCACCCAAGCTCGAGGGTCGTTTCATATACATGTTCCTCTCGCCCAAAACAGCGAAATAA
- the rpmI gene encoding 50S ribosomal protein L35 has product MPKLKSHSGASKRFKMTKNGLVKRSHANRRHILNKKTTKLKRGLRKAEYVDKTNAGAVKKLLPYS; this is encoded by the coding sequence ATGCCAAAGCTCAAGTCACATTCCGGCGCTTCCAAGCGTTTCAAAATGACCAAGAACGGTCTGGTCAAGCGCTCGCACGCCAACCGCAGACACATTCTAAACAAGAAGACCACCAAGCTCAAGAGAGGTCTTCGCAAGGCGGAGTACGTCGACAAGACCAACGCCGGAGCGGTCAAAAAGCTGCTGCCCTACTCATAA
- a CDS encoding RNA methyltransferase: MKITSTKNDTIKFALSLKNDAKIRIQNGLCFAEGLRLCAEAVASNRAKTLFFTPAFAEKHPEFILFEEHTVCNKTVFEQTVCEQTVCERVEISGNVAQTISDVQNPQGVFCLCDTNGLKRPVNQISGGKILALEHISDPGNLGTILRTAEAFGADGILLSADCADVFSPKVLRAGMGCSFRLPIYESADFPLDLKTLREKSFAVYGAMLSDGAVSVTELKTPADFVLIVGNEANGITSETAQVVTPVIIPMKGRAESLNAASAASILLWELFGK; encoded by the coding sequence ATGAAAATCACATCAACGAAAAACGATACAATCAAATTTGCGCTGTCGTTGAAAAACGATGCCAAAATACGCATTCAAAACGGCCTTTGTTTTGCGGAAGGCCTGCGTTTATGTGCCGAAGCGGTCGCTTCGAACCGTGCAAAAACGTTGTTTTTCACTCCCGCATTCGCTGAAAAGCACCCTGAGTTTATTCTCTTTGAAGAGCATACCGTTTGTAATAAAACCGTTTTCGAACAAACCGTTTGCGAACAAACCGTTTGCGAACGGGTCGAGATCAGCGGCAACGTCGCACAAACGATCTCGGATGTCCAAAATCCGCAAGGCGTCTTTTGCCTGTGTGATACAAACGGCCTGAAACGTCCGGTCAATCAAATTTCGGGCGGCAAAATCTTAGCGCTCGAACACATCTCCGACCCGGGCAATCTTGGTACGATTTTACGCACGGCAGAAGCGTTCGGGGCAGACGGTATTTTATTGTCTGCCGACTGCGCGGACGTGTTTTCGCCGAAAGTGCTGCGCGCCGGAATGGGTTGTTCGTTCCGCCTGCCGATTTACGAGAGCGCAGATTTCCCGCTCGATCTGAAAACGCTCCGCGAAAAGAGCTTCGCGGTATACGGCGCTATGTTGTCTGATGGTGCGGTTTCGGTCACGGAGCTAAAAACCCCCGCTGACTTCGTGCTGATTGTCGGCAACGAGGCAAACGGCATCACTTCCGAAACGGCGCAGGTTGTCACACCGGTTATCATCCCGATGAAAGGGCGGGCCGAGTCGCTGAACGCCGCCTCTGCAGCCTCGATTTTGTTGTGGGAACTGTTCGGGAAATGA
- the dprA gene encoding DNA-processing protein DprA: protein MTREQICAVWTALSCGIPSVQAAKLYFDFGSFEEIYKNREQIRKPVNFAAKYAIMAAEEIARTCEKHGFGILPYGNPLFPKRLLRIKNPPAVLFYRGNEQSFQRLNDAPALAVVGTRNMTPFGRKIAAEIAGELAAAGVTIASGMALGIDTVAHESALKAGGFTVAVWGGGLFKLFPAENTRLAEVIAENGLILTEYPPETHATKYTFPTRNRIVSGLSDGVFVAEAREKSGALITAKCAMEQNRPVFAAMTDYSRNGAAEICDLFAEGAIPVTNAHNILKALNASLKTKLKLPEPNQLKLNLMPAPEPEITDPVLLQLNNGALTVDELSDRTGLDARSLITKLAQLEMDGLVTALPGRKYQRT from the coding sequence ATGACGCGGGAACAAATCTGCGCGGTCTGGACGGCACTCAGCTGCGGCATCCCCTCGGTGCAGGCGGCTAAACTTTATTTTGATTTCGGCAGTTTCGAAGAAATTTATAAAAACCGCGAACAAATCCGAAAACCGGTGAATTTCGCGGCAAAATATGCTATAATGGCTGCCGAGGAAATCGCCCGGACCTGTGAAAAGCATGGCTTCGGCATCCTCCCATACGGCAATCCGCTGTTTCCGAAACGCCTTTTGCGCATCAAAAATCCTCCTGCGGTGTTATTTTATCGGGGGAATGAGCAATCTTTTCAGCGTCTGAACGACGCACCTGCCCTCGCAGTGGTCGGCACCCGAAATATGACTCCCTTCGGCCGAAAAATTGCCGCAGAAATCGCAGGCGAGCTTGCCGCGGCGGGCGTCACAATCGCCAGCGGGATGGCTTTGGGCATTGACACGGTTGCCCACGAAAGCGCGCTCAAAGCCGGCGGTTTCACGGTCGCGGTCTGGGGCGGCGGACTTTTCAAACTCTTCCCCGCCGAAAATACCCGTTTGGCTGAAGTCATCGCAGAAAACGGCCTGATTCTGACCGAATACCCGCCTGAAACCCATGCGACCAAGTATACCTTCCCGACCCGTAACCGGATCGTCTCGGGGTTGTCCGACGGGGTATTCGTCGCCGAAGCCAGAGAAAAAAGCGGCGCGCTGATTACCGCGAAATGCGCGATGGAACAGAACCGCCCGGTGTTTGCGGCGATGACCGATTACAGCCGCAACGGCGCGGCGGAAATCTGCGACCTGTTTGCGGAAGGCGCAATCCCCGTCACAAACGCTCACAACATCTTAAAAGCATTGAACGCTTCTTTAAAAACCAAATTGAAACTTCCCGAGCCGAATCAGCTGAAGCTGAATCTGATGCCCGCTCCCGAACCCGAAATCACCGACCCGGTGCTGCTGCAGCTGAATAACGGCGCGCTGACGGTCGACGAATTATCAGATCGCACAGGACTTGACGCACGCTCGTTGATCACAAAGCTTGCTCAGTTGGAGATGGACGGCCTTGTGACAGCCCTTCCGGGCAGAAAATATCAGCGCACTTAA
- the topA gene encoding type I DNA topoisomerase — MAKLVIVESPEKGRTIQGFLGKDFTVIASKGHIRDLPKGKLAVDLEHDFTPDYIEMPDKKAVIKALRDAAKDSDFVFLATDPDREGEAISWHLAKVLKLDEKASRRICFNEITRHGVKEGMANPRVIDADLVDAQQTRRILDRIVGYKLSPFLWQKVKPGLSAGRVQSVVVRLIVEREREIRAFVPEEYWIIEALLSEKGTEFKAKFFGDKNGELKLPDKTAADRVIAACKKVPFTVTGVKTTKRTKRPAPPFTTSTLQQDASRRLGMRSERTMQIAQKLYEGINVAGIGETGLITYMRTDSLRVADEAAKAAEDYITGAYGKNYLPEKRNIYKAKNAQDAHEAIRPTTPDLTPERVKSSLTPEQFKLYKLIWERFMASQMAACIQNLVAVELESAGYVFKANGVSVLFDGFTALYDISNDEKEENAALLQNLSEGDKPACEDITGEQKFTQPPPRYNEASLIAIMEEKGIGRPSTYAPIISTILKREYVEREAKNFKPTTLGEAVTQLLEEKFPKIVDVGFTADMEGQLDEIESGGNEMVPTLGKFYGEFAKTLTDAADSMKGQRVKLPDPESEEICGNCGRKMVIKTGRFGKFLACPGYPECKNTKPFQKKTEGICPLCGKALVERESKKGAKYYGCTGYPDCKFMTWDEPIPDKCPQCNTPMFRKKGRGAKVYCVKEGCGYEKAGSTRKSKEEKQETV; from the coding sequence TTGGCAAAACTCGTCATCGTCGAGAGCCCGGAAAAGGGCCGAACGATCCAGGGCTTTTTGGGCAAGGATTTCACCGTTATCGCCTCCAAAGGCCACATCCGCGACCTTCCGAAAGGCAAGCTCGCCGTCGATCTGGAACATGATTTTACCCCCGACTATATCGAAATGCCCGATAAAAAGGCCGTCATAAAAGCGCTCAGGGACGCCGCCAAAGACAGCGATTTTGTCTTTCTCGCAACCGACCCGGACCGTGAGGGTGAGGCTATTTCGTGGCATCTTGCCAAGGTATTAAAACTCGACGAGAAGGCCTCCCGCAGGATTTGTTTCAACGAGATTACCCGCCATGGCGTCAAAGAGGGCATGGCAAATCCGCGAGTAATCGACGCAGACCTTGTTGATGCCCAACAGACCCGCCGGATTTTAGACCGCATCGTCGGCTACAAACTCAGCCCGTTTTTATGGCAAAAAGTCAAACCGGGGCTTTCGGCAGGCCGTGTCCAGTCAGTCGTCGTACGCCTGATTGTCGAGCGCGAACGTGAAATCCGCGCCTTTGTCCCCGAAGAATACTGGATTATCGAGGCGCTTCTCTCCGAAAAAGGAACCGAATTTAAGGCGAAATTTTTCGGTGATAAAAACGGTGAATTGAAACTGCCTGACAAAACAGCAGCGGACAGGGTCATTGCGGCTTGTAAGAAGGTCCCTTTCACCGTCACCGGCGTCAAGACCACCAAGCGGACCAAGCGCCCCGCTCCGCCGTTCACGACATCAACCTTGCAGCAGGATGCCTCCCGCCGTTTGGGCATGCGCTCTGAACGTACCATGCAGATTGCCCAAAAACTCTATGAGGGCATCAATGTCGCGGGCATCGGCGAAACCGGTTTGATCACCTATATGAGAACCGACTCCCTGCGTGTCGCTGACGAAGCGGCCAAAGCGGCAGAGGATTATATCACCGGCGCTTACGGGAAAAATTATCTGCCCGAAAAGCGCAATATCTACAAAGCTAAGAACGCGCAGGACGCGCACGAGGCCATCCGCCCGACCACACCCGATCTGACCCCCGAGCGTGTCAAGAGTTCCCTCACGCCCGAGCAGTTTAAACTTTATAAGCTCATTTGGGAACGTTTTATGGCCAGCCAGATGGCGGCCTGCATCCAAAACCTCGTCGCGGTCGAACTCGAGAGCGCCGGATATGTCTTCAAAGCTAACGGCGTAAGCGTTCTCTTTGACGGCTTCACCGCACTCTATGATATCTCAAACGACGAAAAAGAGGAAAACGCGGCATTGCTGCAAAACCTCTCGGAGGGCGATAAACCCGCTTGCGAAGACATCACAGGCGAGCAGAAATTCACTCAGCCGCCTCCCCGCTACAACGAAGCCTCATTGATTGCGATCATGGAAGAAAAGGGTATCGGCCGCCCGAGCACTTACGCCCCGATCATCTCCACGATTTTAAAGCGCGAATATGTCGAGCGCGAAGCCAAGAACTTCAAACCCACGACTTTAGGCGAAGCGGTCACGCAGCTGCTCGAGGAAAAATTCCCAAAGATAGTCGACGTAGGTTTCACCGCCGACATGGAAGGACAGCTCGACGAAATCGAGTCCGGCGGCAACGAGATGGTTCCGACCCTTGGAAAATTTTACGGCGAATTCGCAAAAACTCTCACAGACGCCGCCGACAGCATGAAGGGTCAGCGCGTCAAACTGCCCGATCCCGAGAGCGAAGAGATCTGCGGGAATTGCGGCCGCAAGATGGTCATCAAGACCGGCCGGTTCGGGAAGTTTTTGGCCTGCCCCGGCTACCCGGAATGCAAAAACACCAAGCCCTTTCAAAAGAAAACCGAGGGCATCTGCCCGTTGTGCGGCAAAGCGCTCGTCGAACGCGAAAGTAAAAAGGGCGCAAAATATTACGGCTGCACGGGTTACCCCGACTGCAAGTTCATGACCTGGGATGAGCCCATTCCCGATAAGTGCCCCCAGTGCAATACTCCGATGTTCCGCAAAAAGGGCAGAGGCGCCAAGGTCTATTGTGTCAAAGAGGGCTGCGGTTATGAGAAGGCAGGCAGCACCCGCAAGTCAAAAGAGGAAAAACAGGAAACCGTATAA
- the trmFO gene encoding methylenetetrahydrofolate--tRNA-(uracil(54)-C(5))-methyltransferase (FADH(2)-oxidizing) TrmFO, with translation MRLTVIGGGLAGCEAANAAANLGVKVNLFEMKPASFSPAHKNPDLAELVCSNSLKAERIDSAAGLLKEEMRRMGSVAMQAALTCRVEAGGALAVDRSLFSKEVTRLIEQNPNITIHRERVDQIPQGTCVIAAGPLCDGKLAEAIKTLCGDGLSFFDAVAPIVTADSVDLSKAFFASRYGKGGDDYLNCPMNREQYEAFWDALVHAETAPLHEFDQNPTVYEGCMPVEVLAKRGKDAIRFGPLKPVGLNDPNTGHRPWAAIQLRAENREKTLFNLVGFQTNLKFPEQKRIFSMIPGLEHAEFMRYGVMHRNTFIDSPRLLNSDLSLKTHPDIFFAGQLSGVEGYTESAMCGILAGYNAAAKLLGKPPKILPHHTMSGALIGYITDPSVINFQPMGANFGILPGLDTEIRDRRMRYAAFSDRALKEDFT, from the coding sequence ATGCGCTTGACCGTGATCGGCGGAGGATTGGCCGGATGCGAAGCGGCGAACGCCGCGGCAAACCTCGGCGTCAAGGTTAACCTCTTCGAGATGAAGCCCGCCTCTTTTTCCCCGGCGCACAAAAACCCCGATCTTGCGGAACTCGTCTGTTCCAATTCGCTCAAAGCCGAACGCATCGACAGCGCGGCGGGCCTTTTAAAAGAAGAAATGCGCCGAATGGGCTCGGTCGCGATGCAGGCAGCCTTAACCTGCCGGGTGGAGGCGGGCGGCGCGCTTGCGGTCGACCGCAGTCTGTTTTCAAAAGAAGTCACCCGCCTGATTGAGCAAAATCCCAATATCACGATTCACCGGGAACGAGTCGATCAAATCCCCCAAGGCACCTGCGTGATTGCGGCAGGTCCTTTATGTGACGGCAAGCTCGCCGAAGCCATTAAAACTCTTTGCGGCGACGGTCTTTCGTTTTTCGACGCGGTCGCCCCAATCGTAACCGCCGATAGCGTGGATCTTTCAAAGGCGTTTTTTGCCTCCCGATACGGAAAAGGCGGCGACGATTATCTGAACTGCCCGATGAATAGAGAACAATATGAGGCCTTTTGGGATGCGCTTGTCCATGCCGAAACCGCCCCGCTGCACGAGTTCGACCAAAACCCCACCGTCTACGAGGGCTGCATGCCGGTCGAGGTGCTCGCAAAGCGCGGCAAAGACGCGATTCGGTTCGGCCCCCTAAAACCCGTCGGACTCAATGACCCGAACACCGGACACCGCCCCTGGGCAGCCATCCAACTGCGCGCCGAAAACCGTGAAAAGACGCTGTTTAACCTTGTCGGCTTTCAAACGAATCTCAAATTCCCCGAACAAAAGCGGATCTTTTCGATGATTCCCGGCCTCGAACACGCGGAATTTATGCGTTACGGGGTCATGCACCGAAACACCTTCATCGACTCCCCGCGTCTCTTGAATTCCGACCTGTCGCTTAAAACTCATCCGGACATCTTTTTTGCAGGACAACTCAGCGGGGTCGAGGGTTACACCGAATCCGCGATGTGCGGCATTTTAGCCGGGTACAACGCCGCCGCAAAATTGCTGGGAAAACCCCCGAAAATTCTGCCGCACCACACGATGAGCGGCGCTTTGATTGGCTATATCACCGACCCATCGGTCATCAATTTTCAGCCCATGGGGGCAAATTTCGGAATTTTGCCGGGTTTAGACACTGAGATCCGCGACAGACGCATGCGTTATGCGGCATTCTCGGACCGGGCACTCAAGGAGGACTTCACATGA
- the plsX gene encoding phosphate acyltransferase PlsX, which yields MKILLDCFGGDNAPDEVIKGARAACDEFGSQIILVGDKSAVAEASQRLSVSLKGMDVAHASGIFDMDEDPRDIVKGKPNSSMAVGLNMLAAGEGDAFISAGSTGGLVMGASLLVGRIEGAKRPALAVAIPHPQGCYLLLDAGANLECRPEHLRQFAVMGSAYQEKVFSVRNPRVCLVNVGKEENKGTPIVREAFEMLKEIKNINFCGNVEARELPVGGCDVAVADGFTGNMILKLSEGLAGMLFKEVKKIFLATSRTKIAAALVTKQFRDMAGRFDYSEYGGTPLLGIAKPVIKAHGSSRADAFKNAIKKAELYAGTGVIEDIASKII from the coding sequence ATGAAAATCTTGCTGGACTGTTTCGGTGGCGACAACGCACCCGATGAAGTCATCAAAGGAGCGCGCGCCGCTTGCGACGAATTCGGTTCGCAGATCATTTTGGTTGGCGATAAAAGCGCCGTCGCCGAGGCCTCCCAACGGCTGTCCGTTTCGCTGAAGGGCATGGACGTCGCCCACGCTTCCGGGATCTTTGATATGGACGAGGATCCGCGTGACATCGTCAAAGGCAAACCCAACAGCTCGATGGCTGTCGGCTTGAATATGCTCGCCGCCGGAGAGGGCGACGCGTTTATTTCCGCGGGCAGCACCGGTGGGCTCGTGATGGGTGCATCATTGCTCGTCGGGCGCATCGAAGGCGCAAAACGCCCCGCGCTTGCCGTGGCAATCCCGCATCCGCAGGGCTGTTATCTGCTGCTCGACGCGGGCGCGAATCTCGAATGCCGCCCAGAACACCTGCGCCAGTTTGCGGTGATGGGTTCCGCTTATCAGGAAAAGGTCTTTTCGGTTCGTAATCCGCGCGTCTGCCTGGTCAATGTCGGCAAAGAGGAAAACAAGGGTACTCCGATTGTACGTGAAGCCTTCGAGATGTTAAAGGAAATAAAAAACATCAATTTCTGCGGCAATGTCGAGGCACGGGAACTCCCGGTCGGCGGCTGCGACGTCGCGGTGGCCGACGGCTTCACGGGAAACATGATTTTAAAACTCTCCGAGGGACTTGCCGGGATGTTGTTCAAAGAGGTTAAAAAGATCTTTTTGGCCACTTCGCGCACCAAGATCGCCGCAGCACTGGTCACTAAGCAATTCCGTGATATGGCGGGCCGCTTCGATTACTCCGAATACGGCGGCACCCCTCTGCTCGGTATTGCAAAGCCGGTCATCAAAGCCCACGGCAGTTCCCGAGCCGACGCTTTTAAGAACGCCATTAAAAAGGCGGAACTTTATGCAGGTACCGGTGTTATCGAGGATATTGCTTCAAAAATCATTTAA
- the rnc gene encoding ribonuclease III: MDFYPEDFEQRLCHRFKDRSLLITALTHSSCAYESSKDTVCNERLEFLGDAVLDFVVGEAIFRRFPDMDEGGMTEMRAAAVCEKALAEYAKQLELGRYILLGRGEEAAHGERRPSILSDAFEAIVAAVYLDSGLECASNFILPFVGKHLVKSKHGVLQDYKTALQEIVQRNKGEILSYELVTEEGPSHDKTFTMSVLLNSNVIGTGTGKTKKEAAQNAAKEALGLMGVL; this comes from the coding sequence ATGGATTTTTATCCCGAGGATTTTGAACAGCGGCTTTGTCACCGCTTCAAGGATCGCTCCCTGCTGATTACCGCGCTCACGCATTCGTCGTGCGCTTACGAGAGCAGCAAAGACACGGTCTGCAACGAGCGCCTTGAATTTTTAGGCGACGCGGTATTGGACTTTGTGGTCGGGGAGGCCATTTTCCGCCGTTTTCCCGACATGGACGAGGGCGGCATGACCGAGATGCGCGCCGCCGCCGTTTGTGAAAAAGCCCTTGCGGAGTATGCCAAGCAGCTTGAACTGGGTCGATACATCCTCCTCGGCAGAGGAGAGGAAGCCGCCCACGGCGAGCGCAGGCCATCGATTCTGTCCGACGCTTTTGAAGCGATCGTCGCGGCCGTCTATCTCGATTCGGGGCTCGAATGTGCATCGAACTTTATACTGCCCTTTGTCGGCAAACATCTGGTTAAGAGCAAGCACGGCGTTCTGCAGGATTATAAAACCGCACTGCAGGAGATTGTTCAGCGCAATAAAGGCGAGATTTTATCTTATGAACTCGTGACCGAAGAGGGCCCGTCCCACGACAAGACCTTCACGATGTCGGTGCTGCTCAACTCCAACGTCATCGGCACCGGCACCGGAAAGACCAAAAAGGAGGCGGCGCAGAACGCGGCAAAAGAAGCGCTCGGGCTGATGGGCGTGCTGTGA